In Mytilus trossulus isolate FHL-02 chromosome 6, PNRI_Mtr1.1.1.hap1, whole genome shotgun sequence, a single window of DNA contains:
- the LOC134723010 gene encoding uncharacterized protein LOC134723010 codes for MDSKLKSVRAGHKGAVTKLLVKFDELKSKTDTEVDEVKALDDAVTQKQKTLIGLNNRLLEQTSEENLEQEITDSDEYMYELDCKIRQIRKFIKSFDTSTIISHDIVGPSTSRLNPDAYNFTPEARVDMNTCAIDSINQQYSMHAPAVHTRPSENVMFQVPSEPRSSKSNYHRLPKLDLPYFNGDIIKWQTFWDCFESSIHDNDTLTPIQKFNYLKAQLEGSAAQTVEGFALTNGNYETAVNLLIDRFGQPSKLIHAYMKALMNLPAPTNDAFSLRSYGDRLESYVRGLKSLGQTPEMYGSLLVPVVLDKLPIDIRKNIEHGRDNLILDNLRKSITKEIDILEAGEGVTDSDRLYATAFFMGTQSHSYKSKFTDTHQKTNTRTCIFCSGEHYPTECSEVTDANARNQIVKQKQLCFNCLGSHRVAACKSTKRCKKCNGMHHTSICRGKEVIPGTTPEHTTQQSSVNKVETPNETRVMYSSQQNHNILLKTAIAPVVYNDQEVECNILFDEGAQCSFITQKLADQLEIKPTEKVSIQLSAFGDLSQKVRNLDTATIQLQTDTGEKVHINTLIVPEIAVPIKNNISLTTRSLPHLRELKTCTFYAKYRTFRN; via the coding sequence GTGCTGGACACAAAGGAGCCGTCACGAAGCTACTGGTGAAATTCGACGAGTTAAAGTCAAAAACAGACACAGAAGTTGACGAGGTGAAAGCCCTTGATGATGCCGTCACGCAGAAACAGAAAACATTGATTGGCCTGAATAACAGACTTTTGGAACAGACATCGGAGGAAAATCTGGAGCAGGAAATCACCGACTCGGATGAGTATATGTACGAACTTGATTGTAAAATTAGACAAATTCGGAAATTTATTAAGTCCTTTGATACCAGTACTATAATTTCGCATGATATTGTTGGTCCTTCAACGAGCAGACTTAACCCAGACGCATATAATTTCACACCCGAAGCTAGAGTTGATATGAACACATGTGCAATAGATTCTATCAACCAGCAGTATTCAATGCACGCCCCTGCAGTGCATACCCGTCCGTCAGAGAATGTCATGTTTCAAGTCCCGTCAGAACCGAGATCTTCAAAATCTAATTACCATAGGCTTCCAAAGTTAGACTTACCCTATTTTAATGGAGATATTATCAAGTGGCAGACATTTTGGGATTGTTTCGAGTCATCGATACACGACAACGACACATTAACGCCAATCCAAAAGTTTAATTATCTGAAAGCCCAGCTGGAGGGAAGCGCCGCGCAAACAGTAGAGGGATTTGCTTTGACAAATGGTAACTACGAAACCGCAGTCAACCTTCTCATAGATCGGTTCGGACAGCCTAGCAAACTGATACATGCTTACATGAAAGCACTGATGAATTTACCCGCACCGACAAATGATGCTTTTAGTTTGAGGTCTTACGGAGACAGATTAGAATCATACGTACGAGGATTAAAGTCACTTGGTCAAACACCAGAGATGTATGGTTCACTTTTGGTACCTGTAGTTTTGGACAAGTTACCGATTGACATAAGAAAGAATATAGAACACGGAAGAGATAATTTGATATTAGATAATTTACGCAAATCAATAACTAAAGAGATCGACATACTCGAAGCTGGAGAAGGAGTCACAGATTCAGACAGATTGTACGCTACTGCATTTTTCATGGGTACGCAATCACATTCATACAAGAGCAAATTCACAGACACACATCAGAAGACAAATACACGTACATGTATTTTCTGTTCAGGTGAGCACTATCCGACGGAGTGCTCTGAAGTAACAGACGCAAACGCTAGAAATCAAATCGTAAAACAGAAACAGTTATGCTTTAACTGTTTAGGGTCACACCGAGTGGCCGCATGCAAGTCTACTAAACGATGTAAAAAGTGTAACGGAATGCATCATACTAGCATATGTAGAGGCAAAGAGGTAATTCCAGGTACGACACCGGAGCATACAACACAACAGTCATCAGTAAACAAAGTTGAAACACCAAACGAGACTAGAGTAATGTATTCATCACAACAGAATCACAACATTCTCCTGAAAACAGCAATTGCACCAGTTGTATATAACGACCAAGAAGTAGAATGTAACATCTTATTTGACGAGGGAGCACAGTGTTCTTTTATAACTCAGAAACTAGCTGatcaattagaaataaaaccCACAGAAAAAGTAAGCATTCAACTGTCTGCGTTCGGAGATTTATCTCAAAAAGTTCGTAACTTAGACACTGCAACAATACAACTACAGACCGACACAGGAGAAAAGGTGCATATTAATACACTTATTGTTCCAGAAATTGCCGTCCCAATTAAGAACAATATTTCCCTGACTACAAGGAGCTTGCCACACTTAAGAGAACTTAAAACTTGCACATTCTATGCAAAGTACAGAACGTTTCGTAATTGA